The stretch of DNA AGGCCCGCGGCACGGCGGCGCGGGTGTTCGTCAACGACTGTATCGCCAAGCTTTTGAAGGGCGAGCTCGACGTGCCGACCGCGAGCATGGCGAAATACTGGGTGACCGAGCTGCAATCGGAGGTCGTCGACAAGTGCCTCCAGTTCCACGGCGGGGCGGGCTACATCAACGACTACGCCATCGCCCGGATGTACCGCGACACCCGCATCGCGCGGATCTACGGCGGCTCGAACGAGATCATGAAGATGCTGATCGCGCGTTCTATGTAGTTTCGAAGGCCCATCCGGGCCTTCGTCCTCGGTGCTGTTCCGGGGCTTTCGCCCCGGGCACCTGCGGGGCGGCCGCGTGGCCTTGCGGCTGCTGCGCAGCCGGGTGGGGTGCGCTGGGCTTCGCGCGAGTTCCGCGCGGGCAGGAGCTCATTCGGCCTTGCGCTCCACCTGAGGGAGGTCACCTCATTCTCGGGGACTTAAGCTGGGAGCGCCGACCCGACGCCGAGAGGCGTCGCAAGGCCACGCGGCCGCGCCGCAGCGGGTCCGTAGCGAAGCGGAGGACGCATAGCGAGGACGCACCCACGGATGCGGGTGCGCAAACAAAAAACGCCCCGGTTTCCCGAGGCGTTTTTCGTTTGGCTTGCGCCGATCAGAACTTCGCGCGGAAGACCACGCCGTAGGTGCGCGGCTGCAGCGGGAAGGCCGAGCGCGAGTTCGCCGCGCCGCTTCCGCGCAGGGTGGTGTTGAAGGTCACGCCCCGCGTCACGTTGTCGGTGAGGTTGTTGACGAAGCCCTCGATCGCATAGGCCCCGTCGTTGAAGCGAAGCCCCGCGCGCAGGTTGATGAACTCGTTCCCGTCCTGCACGTCGGCGACGATCAGCGGCTGGTTGGCCGCGGCGGCCTGGACCTGCTGCTGGGTCGGGTTCGAGCCCGGCGGGAAGCTGGGCGGGACGATCGCCTGCGTCGAGGTGCGCTGGTCGCTTTCCAGCCGGATCTGGCCCGACAGGAAGAATTCCGCGCTGTCGCTGATCGGCTTCTCCCACAGCGCCCCGAACAGGCCGACGACCTGCGGCGCGTTGGTGAGATCGTAGCCGCACAGCGACACCACCTGCGGCGCCGTCTGGTCGCCCGCGCAATCCTCGGGATAGCTTGCCTCGAGCACGGTCGCCGCGATGTTGAAGGTCAGCTCGCGGTTCGGGCGGATGAGGCTTTCGATCTCGATCCCCTGCGTCTCCGCGATCGGCACGTTGAAGGTCTGGAACGCGGTGCCGGTGAATTCGAGCACCTGGAAGTTCGTGAATTCCTCGTAGAAGGCGGCGAGGTTGAACGTCACCGCGTTGTCGAGGAACCGCGTCTTCAGGCCGAATTCGATCGCATCGACCTCTTCCGACAGGAAGGTGGGGTCCGCCCCGTTCACCGCGGCGGTCGTGTCGAGGTTGATCCCGCCAGCCTTGTAGCCGTGGGTGAAGCTGCCGTAGACGTTCACCTCGGGGCTGAATTCATAGGCGGCGCGGATCGTGTAGATCAGCTCCTCGTCGCTGAAATCGGCCTGGAAGGTGCGCGGCAGGAACAGCGCGGGCAGGCCCGGCTGGGTCGCCTGCGGCAGGTCCGCGGGCGCGGTGAAGCCGAAGCAGCCGAGCTGCACGGCCGCGCCCTGCAGCGGCGCCGGAACGGCCCCGGCCCCGACCGAGCCGAGAATGGCCGGGCAGATCTGGTTGTCGACTGCGGTCTGGGTGAAACCGCCTTCCTTCTCCTCCCACGAATAGCGCGCGCCCAGCGTCAGCTCGAAGCCGTCGAACACCTCGAAGGTGTTGTGGGTGAAGAGCGAATAGCTCTGCGCGCTCTGCTGGAAGCGGTTGGTGTTATTGGTCCCCGCCGGGTTGACCCCGCCGCTCAGCGTCTGCAGCGGAGCGGCGCCGAACGCGCCGCCGGTCGGCACGAACAGCAGCGCGCCGACATTGGCGTCGTAGTCCTGCCCGAGGCTGAAGCTCACCGACTGGTCGATCTGCTCGTCCGAATAGAAGCCGCCGATGATGTAGTTGAGCTTGCCCTCGAAAGCCTCGCCCTGCAGGCGCAGTTCCGCGGTGATCGTCTCGAGCTCGAGGTCGACGAGATCGACATTGAAGATGTCGGCCGCGGTGAAGTCGGAATCGTAGGTCTCGTTGGAATCGAACTTGCGGTAGGACCCGATGAAGATGAGGTCCGCGCTGTCGCCGACCGGCATTTCGACCTCACCCATGATGCCCCAGTTGTCGATGTCGACGATCGGGGCGAAATTGGCCGAGGCGACCTGGTCGCTCAGCGCCTCGCGGAAAGTCCCGGCATCGAACGGGTTGGTGGCGACGGTCGGCTGGCCGTTGCCGCCGTTCGCGCCGAGCCCGACCGCGGCATAGGCGCCGCCCGTGACCAGCGGCGACTGGTAGAGCTCGATCGGGCTGCAGCAGCTCGAATTGCTCTTGGAATAGTCGCCGACGATGCGGCCGCGCACGCCGCCTTCGGTCTCGAAGCCCAGCTGCGCGCGGACCAGCCACTGGTCCTGGTCGTTGGAATCGTCGAACGGCGTGCCGGTCTCGTCCACGAGCGTCAGGAAGCCGTCGCGTTCGCGATAGGCGCCGGTCACGCGCAGCGCGAGCGAATCCTGCACGATCGGCACGTTGACCGCGCCCTGCAGGCTGACCTCGTCGTAATTGCCGTAGCCCGCATTCACGAAGCCGCC from Erythrobacter sp. encodes:
- a CDS encoding TonB-dependent receptor yields the protein MASSAFAVPAFAQDAEMPEMPETPEADDGVIIVTATRRAQDVQDIPLAVTAVSPQQLDNQGVDNIQEVVAVAPSLTVSNAQVASGSVVLRIRGIGTTSNNIGFESAVGIFIDGTYQSRPGVALAELVDLERVEVLRGPQGTTFGRNTSAGALNITTKRPDLYEFGGFVNAGYGNYDEVSLQGAVNVPIVQDSLALRVTGAYRERDGFLTLVDETGTPFDDSNDQDQWLVRAQLGFETEGGVRGRIVGDYSKSNSSCCSPIELYQSPLVTGGAYAAVGLGANGGNGQPTVATNPFDAGTFREALSDQVASANFAPIVDIDNWGIMGEVEMPVGDSADLIFIGSYRKFDSNETYDSDFTAADIFNVDLVDLELETITAELRLQGEAFEGKLNYIIGGFYSDEQIDQSVSFSLGQDYDANVGALLFVPTGGAFGAAPLQTLSGGVNPAGTNNTNRFQQSAQSYSLFTHNTFEVFDGFELTLGARYSWEEKEGGFTQTAVDNQICPAILGSVGAGAVPAPLQGAAVQLGCFGFTAPADLPQATQPGLPALFLPRTFQADFSDEELIYTIRAAYEFSPEVNVYGSFTHGYKAGGINLDTTAAVNGADPTFLSEEVDAIEFGLKTRFLDNAVTFNLAAFYEEFTNFQVLEFTGTAFQTFNVPIAETQGIEIESLIRPNRELTFNIAATVLEASYPEDCAGDQTAPQVVSLCGYDLTNAPQVVGLFGALWEKPISDSAEFFLSGQIRLESDQRTSTQAIVPPSFPPGSNPTQQQVQAAAANQPLIVADVQDGNEFINLRAGLRFNDGAYAIEGFVNNLTDNVTRGVTFNTTLRGSGAANSRSAFPLQPRTYGVVFRAKF